ACATTAATATACGTTAGGCATAATTACGCATAAAAGAGTGAGAAAAATGGTTTCTTGTTCACTATAAAATATGAGCCTGAAAACCATTAGAGTACCAGGTTTGTGGTTTTTGACATTCAACTCCCCTTAAACATTCTGGTGCTTCTGTTTTGCTAACTGTACATGCTTTGTTTCTGTATCAGTACTGTTACATCTGTACCATGTGACATGCTTTCACTGTCtgatgtttctcctatcctcaagTTTATTAGTAAATTTTATTTGTACTAATAAACCCAGCAGTCATAAAAGAACTGAAAGATTGAAAGACACGTGTAAAGATGATCTTATAAAACTTGTTCAAAGTTTTCCTCATGGCATCATTTTCTCTTAACTCGGTAAAATACGTTTCCAGTTGTACACATATGGTGCCAGCAGTGTGAATACTTTAAGACGGAATGATAAAATCACAAGTGCTGCAACATTTAATCCTACAAAAACAATTCAAGACATGTTTGTACTGAATATGTTGGATGTCAATACCAAGAGCATACCAATTTATCAAGAAGGGTGGTGAATTGTGAGCAGAACACGCTAGAAAGACAAAGCCTTTAAGATGTCCCTTTGAACATGAGATGCGGATCGTTTGTATTTACCGAATAGGTTCTGCTCCTGCCATTTACCTAACAAATGATTCAAGTTCCCCAGTTGCATCTAATTTTTTTAAGTAAAGATGTCAGATGTTAAGTTACTCACAGGGAATACAAATCTGCATCTCAAGCTCAAAGGTGCGGCACACAAGATTTCGTTCACTCATAGTCACACAATTTTTACAGAATTCATACAAACAATTGGTCGAATGGCACGCTCATTGAACGAGGCATTATCAAACACAATCATAAGCACAGAAGAAACTCACCTACATCTATCTCTGTGAACCAGCAAAGACATCCAAAATCCCACAACAATTCCACCATATTGCCCAATACCATGCAGCAGCCATAAAATCCCAGTCACACATATGCAGATCCGCAATTGTAATTAGCGTTCATGATCCAGGGGTCAGTGGAGAAACATCCCTGTCACATACTTCCTGAGTAGTCATTAGAGTAAATCAGTAAATCTCTTTGAATTAATTGCATACATACCTGGCCTTCGTCTCTGATTGATGCGCAGGATGCACCTTGGCTGTGTCCCGGACCACCACCTCCTCGCTCTTCACCTCTGGTCCACGGACGGCCTCAACGCCAAGGAGTTCGCGCTGCTCCGCTCCATCGTGGCTGCGTGCGCGCCCAGCAGGCTGCTTGTGGTCGGCCTCTCGCCGCAGCTCCGCGCGCTCGCCGCGGTCAACTCCGGGCAGGGCGCTGCCACCGCCTCCGACAGCGCCGAGGACGCGCAGGGCGTGCTCGTTGGGCGTGGCCCCAGCAGCTCGGCGGCCGTCCATGTTTCAAGGTACCCCGACCCGGCCGGGGAGGCGTGGGCGGTGCTGCGGCGCGCGAGGTCGAGCCCGGTGTGCCGGCGCCCGACGGGGACGGTGCGCAAGTTGGGCTGCCGGCTGGTGCTGACCTACTTGCCGCGGGAGGTGCTCGACGCGAGGTGGGACGTGGTCGTCGTCGACGGGCCGAGCGGGGCAGGTCCCGGGGAGCCGGGGAGGATGGGCGCCATATACACCACGGCCGCACGCGTGACGGGGGGCGAAGCGGTGGACATGACGGTGCACGAGATGAACCGGACGAAGGGAAGATCTGACGCCACCGCCAATCTTCTCCACCCAGCGGCGCCATGGATGCCGACCGACGAGCGCCTCATCGCGGTTGCTGGCCGACGAGGACAGGGGAGCTCAGGTGCTGGGATGGAGACGCACCTACAGGGGGGCCGGGGACGCCGGAGGCGGAGGAGAGGCCGAGAGGGCCAGAGGCGGAGGGGAGAGCCGGACGGCCGACGAGTTCGCCGACgagagccccgccggagccgtccCCCCTTCGACCTTCTCTGCTCGGCGGCGCAGCTCACGCGCGTATCCATGATGGCTACCATGATGTTCGATCGGCATGGTTCAGCGGTCTCTCAGATCTCGCTACTTATAGGTGTGCCGCTCCTATCCCGATGGCTACGGAGGTGAAGGAGTCTCCAAAACGTTTTAAGGAAATTTTAGCCAGAAGTTTGGGCACGTAAAACATATAGTACCACCTCGTGTATATGTTTTTAATTCAAAGTGAAAGCGTAAACTTACGGgaaaaagcgtattgtgacggtgaacccgacaaagtcgatccgtgctttattattagggatagattagGGAAAGATGACTTGGGAAGATTTCAATTCTATTATACTAAGAAACCAAGTGAAAAATCCTTTCAGCTGCATTTTCTGTTCACAAGATTTGCACACTTTGGCAAGATATATATTTTGGCTTGCAATTATACCTATATATAAGTCAGGCGGCATATAAGTTTAGTCAAAGTTTATTTTATTGTCAAACTGACGGTCAAAGTTTACCAAAAAATGTGTAAAGTCCTTGTAGCACTATTTTTGAACTGGCTGCATTTGGCAAAATCGATGCTCATTTTCAGGCTTCATCCTGTCTCTAATTAATTTTCTCCGAGTGCTTTAGTGATTAGAAATAAAATTATGAAGTGCCCTGACGGCAAACCCTTGGATATATAAAGATCAAAATTATGCAACGCAAGAAATGCCAATAGCAGACAAGCTCTACAATGTCCTGAAGCACAAAGTAGCACAGTGGGGCGCCATGTTCTCCTGCAACCAGAAGACCTACCTACCTACCCGACCTAGCAAACTGGCAAAAAGATCTATATAGCCCTTCTATTCCATGAAAATGGGTATTATGTTATCCAGTCAGGTGCCTCACTGACCACTTCAAGTACAAAAAGGAAATTACAAAGCCGGAGCAATGATTATTAACAAAGGATTTCTTAGTGTTTACATTATTGTACACACACCATCCGACGGAGATGCCGTGGCTTCAGCAGAGTTCAAGATCATAACCTCAAAGCTGAAGGCATCAAGATGAAGGCAAAAATAAAGGGCATCATGCTCGTCTCGCCTCGAGAAAAAGCGCGGGCATCAATCGAAAGATTGGAACTGATGCAAAAAAAAAATAGTGACAGCTGGGGCACCGCACAAAATAATCCATCTAGTCCCTTCCTAGCTATCTCAAGCATGCCTGCGATCCTGTATCGTATAATACACAAAATATTATTGGAGGAATGACCCAACATTGAAAAAAAAATAGCATCAAAATTCTAAAGGAGTAGCTAGAATGAATAATATAGCCACACACGACAATGGCATACAATCACAAACGGCATATATATCAGATAAAGGTTTCCCTAATACTGTTTCTAGTACTGGTACTGTTGAACAATATGGCATTAAATTGCTGGGCTGATGTTCTGATAATAATTTCAAACGCAAGTGCTTCAATGGAACAAAGGCAtcgattgtactccctccgtcccataaaatAAGATCGTTTTGCAAGATGTTTTAGCTTGCAATactgtcttatattatgggacggaggtagtagtaaatTAAGACGAATCGCAAATATAAGAAGCATATTAaacattactccctccattcctaaaagTAAGGCGTATTTTGTTTCGTTAAGACATGCATTTGACCAACAATTACTCCATAATACAAagttatactccctccggtcctttttactccgcatattagatttgtgtaagtcaaactttacaaagtttgaccaaatttatattaaaaaatatcaacatctacaatactcaatatatatactatgaaactacatttcataatgaatctaacaatgttgatttggcattgtgaatgttgatccattttttctataagtttggtcaatgTAGCGATACGTTGACttcggacaaaacttatatgcagactaaaaaggaccggagggataTGACATGAAATTTGTGTCACTAGATTCGTATATAAAAGTAGTACTTTGTTATGACAGTGATTTTGCATCACATAAATCAAATATTAAAAGAGTAATTGTTGGTCAATTGTCTTAACGAAACGAAATACGCCTTATTCATCGGAACGGAAGGAATACATAATATTGAGAATCAGGCAAATACATACTTGTCTGTATGGACCCTTTGCCTAATCCTCTGCCAGAATCAGCTTGTGCGAAATGAGGTGCAATGAGAGCATCCAATTTGACAACCCAGAGTGCAACTGCAGACGTCGTTTGTGGCATCGTTTGGAAGTATACAGTAATGTCATCCAGATATGAACTAAAGCTTACTACTGATGAGCTTTGGTACAACCAATCCTCATCAATTGCCCCAACAAAATCAACAAGAACCTGCAGGGAAGAAACATGGCAAAACAAAAGCCAGCACATACTGTATAAATTACCTGAAACTGAATGAATGTTCTGATATTACGATGTAAACAGGAAAAAGATACTGACCTGCAAAAGCTCGGGTAATGATGATGTTCGTCGCAGCCGCTTAACCCACAGGTTGTGCGAAGACTTCATCCACAAACCAGCAAAAGCTGCCGTAGGCATAAGTGCCTACATCAGCGCACACAAAATGAGGGGGGAAATATGATTAGGAAGCTGCTATGAAATACACACGCTATTTGTGACCAAACAAGTGACTGGCGATCCAATACAGAAACATAACTCAACTTTGAATCACCATGTATCATAGTTTCTTAACGTAGATCCCAGACAATACACTCTGCGTAGAACAACCATTTTCTAGTACTCACCTCAATAGCATGAATGGCTGCTTTAAGTGCCTGTAGCTGCGAAGGAAGAACTTTATGATTTGGCACATCGTACAAATCCTCAGGCTCCCTGCATGTTGCCACATGTATAGCATATCTTTCTTCAAGATCAAAACCAACCTCAAAAGTAGAGTGGCATATTCTGCAATGTTTTTCATCTCTCCAATACAGATCATGACAACTTTCACAATGAACGAGTGATTCCTTAAATGATCTCTTGCCACACTTAACAGCAGTGAGAGAAGAATAGAAAGAAGTCCAGATCCATTTATCTAACGCTTGCAACCTTTCCCACTTTGACATCTTCTCATCACTTCTCCTCCCAACTTCAATTCCTATTGCAGATGATGCATTTTGAAGATTACCAGCTAGATATGTTGGAACAGAAGCACTGTCAATGTCTGATAGGGGTGAAGCTCCATCTCCACTACTTGGCTTGGGTGAATATCTGTTTCCACTGCTTGTCTCGGAATGAGAAGAATCAGATGATGCTGTGAGCGCAACTACACACCCATCTTCCAAGTGTTTTTTCATGCCTTCAAAAAGACATGATTGCCTCTTTTTCATTGATGCAAGAAGATGAGCTTCCCTGGTGCCTCTGATGTCTAGGACAGACAATAGCGAGAGTAAATCCTGCAATGCAAACAAAAAAAGAGCCAGTAACTTTATTTGTGGAAGTTTAACCTCAAGTGATTAAATAAGAGGCAAATTTAGATACTGCGCAAATTAAGCAGGTGGGCAACCTGTGGTGAATCTATCACTTCCCAGTGACCATCTTCTGAGGATTCAAAGTAAACCCTACGGTGCCCTGGATCATCTGCTCTACAAGGGCCAAGGAAGAGCCAGTAATTGTTATATCTGCGATCTGATCCTAAGAGAACAATTTGTGGCTGATGTGCAAATCCTGTGGGTGATTCGTTAGCTCCAGAGTAAGCAATGTAATCCCGACTCCTCAGGCTTCCTGATTGTCCTTGCATAGAAGAATCAAAACTGTGCGAGCTTCCTGGTCTATTTAAGTACTCATCACTAGATTGATAAATGGTTCTTGTACACTTCTTTATCTTCCCACCTGACGCATGCGACTGTGCTCTCTGTATGCTAGACAGGACACTTTGTGGTTCCTATGAAAGGTAGAAAACAATAATATAAGATTCTGCAGCTTTCCAACAAGGCATACGAAGGCTGATCTTTAACTTGGAACGTGAACACAACAAAGTTATCCAAGATTAAGTTTCCCAACAAATGAGAAATGGCTATTGTATGCATTTTCACTTCGAATACTTCAAATGAGTTATACGGTAACATAAGGCAGGGCGGCAGGCACTATCCACTTAAGATGTCCATATACATATCCTAGTGAAAGTAGTATCCACTTAAAATGTCCATTTCTCTTAATTCTGCCTAAGCCGTAAGGAGACACGATCATAGTATAGTTAGGAACTTAGGATAATCAATTATAAGTGCGATCATTTATGTTAGTTGTGCAGAAGTGGATAAAGCACATCAACAGAAGAAGAAAATTCAGTGGAGGTAAATTTGCATAAATAGTTCATGGGTTTGGATGATTTAAAGGAAAAAAGAACTGACATAATGCCATAATCTTCTAAAAAATCAGACCTTGCTCTCTTAACTCATCTGATCACTTCTAAGAACATCCAAACTATTCATGTACTTACATTACCAAGACAGAGCACTATAGTCAGCTAGCAAACTTCATACAGGGCAACATTAACAATAATGTTCCTTCAAGTCCTGGACGGTCGTTTTGCAACttcagtactccctccgatccataacaagtgttgcagttttgaactaaggttgaactaaccttagctcaaaactgcgacacttattttggatcggagggagtaaggTTTAAGCAATGATGCCTTGGACAAAGATGAGATGTTGCAATTGAAATATACCGGAACAGAGTGAAGGTTACCTCAAGCCTTGGGACAGAACCAGCACCAGAAACAACATCTATCAAAGCAACCAAGCAATCCAACTTCTCATCGATGCTTAGGTCTGAGTACTCGCCTTCCATCAACCCCAGAAGCCATCGTTCTCCAGAATAACTTTCATCAATTTCACTGCATTTATTCATATTTTTATGTACGTTTTTCTGCCTCCACCTGACAATTCTACTTTCATGCTCAGCATAACTCTCTTGTGGACCATCAGATTCATCACCACTGCTGCTAGCATCCCTATCATCATCAACAGTTCCAGAATCCTCGGTATCTGATCTAGGATCTTCTTTGCCTTTAATCCGAGGATCAACACGGAGACGATATGCAGAAGGCGCAATCTTCTCAAACAATGTGATGTCACTAGAGAGAGTTGAGAAAATAAGCTGCTCTACTTCTGATGCACCAGAGAGATTAAGACCAATAATCTGAAGAGAACAATCAAGTAAATGCCACGGAGATACTCAACCAAAAGTATATACAGAAGGCCAGCTATCATCAATATGAACAGTTCATTTCAGAAACTACCTGTGGTGATTTGGCAAGTTCAGCAACCTTTAACCCACCGCTTCCTTTCTTAGACAATAGTGCAAACAATTCACCTTTCAGTGTACGAGGATGTAACCCATATTTAACCATTTGATTTTTTTCCTATAATTGAATAAAAGGATATGTGTTACTTTGAAGCATAATAGAAGTACTTGTAGAGGGGATCTATTGCTACAGCATATATACAAATATTGGTAGCTGTAACCTGAAAGGCATGCACACCCACATACAAGTGTCAGATCTAGAATAATGAGGTGTCTCATTAAGTACCTTGTTAAAGAAATTCCGATTCAGCATATGATGATCTGAACCAAAACCTGAAGCAACCAGAACCTGGCGTAGTATTTCAACCCAAGTAAGAGAATTCAGGGATTTGATCCAAAAATTCACATCGAATTCTTGTTCTCTAACCTGAAAGAGAAACATAGAGGCAAACCATTTAGCTATTGCATTTTTCAGATTAAGTTCTTCAAACAGGAAGCAGGTATGCAGGATGACAGTTCTCTTATGCATTCATTCAAGACATTCGCCCTAATGAAGCAGCATCAAGTAGTCTGAATTCTATCTAGTTACCTCCCATCGAATCTATAAGAAAAGAAAGCAAGACAATTACTAGCTCAGTGAAACTCAGACTCTGGTCCACATTCTACGGGAAGTATGACAAGACGAACACCTCAACTGAAACAGAAGTTTGGTGCTGCAATTGACAAAGTCATGGAATTAAGTAAATGTAAATATGAGAAGAATAGCATAGTCCATTTCTTCACACAAAGTAGTATGATTTATCAGACCATACAGAAAGATAAGGATCATGCTGATGTCACACTTATTGGCTATTGCACGGTCACTGTTACTCAATGTAATGAATTACGATGAACACAAGTCAGTAGCCTCATGCTACTAGAAAACAAAGCCGATTCATCCTACGCTGTCATTTATTAGACCCTGTAGGCCCATATTGTTCTTCAAGGAAATCATTAACTTGATATCCAGAGCAGACTGGAacaggacaacaacaacaacaacaacaacaacaacaaagcctttagtcccaaacaagttggggtaggctagaggtgaaacccataagatctcgcaaccaactcatggctctggcacatggatagcaagcttccacgcacccctgtccatagctagctctttggtgatactccaatccttcaggtctctcttaacggactcctcccatgtcaaattcggtcgaccccgccctctcttgacattctccgcacgctttagccgtccgctatgcactggagcttctggaggcctgcgctgaatatgcccaaaccatctcagacgatgttggacaagcttctcctcaattggtgctaccccaactctatctcgtatatcaacattccggactcgatccttcctcgtgtggccacacatccatctcaacatacgcatctccgtcacacctaactgttgaacatgtcgccttttagtcggccaacactccgcgccatacaacattgcgggtcgaaccgccgtcctgtagaacttgccttttagcttttgtggcactctcttgtcacagagaatgccagaagcctggcgccacttcatccatccagctttgattcgatggttcacatcttcatcaatacccccatcctcctgcaacattgaccccaaataccgaaaggtgtccttccgaggtaccacctggccatcaaggctaacctcctcctcctcacacctagtagtactgaaaccgcacatcatgtactcggttttagttctactaagcctaaaccctttcgattccaaggttcgtctccataactctaacttcctatttacccccgtccgactatcgtcaactagagCATAACAAAAAAAAGTGCATGGTAATGAAACGGCTCGACAAATTGCTCAACTCCAGCACTAGTCTAAGACCATATACTTTGACTTCCAAATGCAGCATCATATTCGAACTATAAACTTTACACAGTGTGCAGCAAACTCGCCAACACTTCTGCCAACATAAATAAATATACCCAACAAGGTACAATCAGACTGAAGAAAACTAATAAAATGAACCTACTACTAAGTTCTCCACTCATTCAAAATTCATCTGTAAACTGTCCGACAATGCTGAAATGACGCCACAGCATAATAGCTAATGAACTAAAGTGTACAGCACATTTCAAAACTCACAAAGTTCAGAAAGCTTAAGAATCTGCTATCTTTAGACGATCTTGGAACAAACACACTGCTGCTGCCCCTTTCTGTGTTTAACATAAGTAGCTTGAGAAGACTGACATGTACTTTCCCCAACAACGAGGAGTCCTGGAGGTCACATTTGAACAATAAGAAAATAATACAGCAAATTATACCAATTTCAGGGAGATTTAACAAAATTTGCACCTTGTCATGGAATGCTTGTGCAAACTCATCAAACGTAAAGGGATGAACATCCATACTACCAAAATGTGTGTAGACAAACCGGACAACCTGCCAAGAATATTTTTGAATTAACAGATGCTGGCCACAGTTTCAACATGAAAACTAGTAGAGGAAAGGTGGGCGCACTAAAATCTACAAACACGGCAGTAACACAAACAATAAGTGAAGGAAGAAAGAATTTCTCAGTTAACCAAGCACATATGGGCTATTTAGATTTTTAACAACATGCTTAGGCCATTAATGTTCCAAACAAAATAACCAAATATATTATAGGAGACATGTCTAATATTCCTGCTGCCCAGATGCAACTAAATCCAGTAAACTACTGGTTGGATTCATGAACTAAATTGATACCAGTATGGAAAGATTATTGAAGCCAGTTTTGTTCTACGACCAGCATAAGACATGTACGATCATTCACTAATCACTATACAGTAAATTCCATAAGTTAATAGAATATAGAAGTTGGAAGACTGATCATGAGCTTTTTTTTCATTTCATGTAATGTAAATTCCATTAGTGATGATAATGCTACTCATGTATTCTCAAAGTAATGTGTTGCATTTAACCTGGAAGAGCTTTTTCACCATTTCAGGTGATGACTCCCAAGGTTTTGTGGGAAATGGTTGTTTCATCCTGACACTTGGTGGAGGAAACCTGGCAAGTAAATCTGCAAGAGAAGCACTAATACTTGAGTAAATTGGCTTATATTAGAAAAAATGAGaacaaagaggtagaggatgatattGCAAACCTTTACAAAGGGGGCAGCCATGTCTCCCAGTGGAAGAAAGATGAGCTGAACATCTTAACAGATTAGGACCTGCTTGTAACTCACTGAGCTCAAGCTCCTCATCATCAACTAAAGTAGCTTGTTCAGTTCGTAGTTCTGAGGATTCTGATTCATCAACTGAAAGATGGCACTCCACTGAAGGATGCTCCGTCAAATCAGTAACTCTGCCACATGGCACCTAAAATAGCGAGAAATCACCATTAGCATACTACACAAAAGGCAGATTAAGTTCCGTTTAACCAGATTAAAAAGGTCAAATTGCAAATATATATATGCTTTCCTTCCAAATGACCGCCATTTAATAGCTTTACAGGTCTAGATTCTCATTCTAGAGGACTAGAAGTTAGCTCATTATCTCCATATGTGGACTTCTCCAAGTAATA
This region of Triticum aestivum cultivar Chinese Spring chromosome 2D, IWGSC CS RefSeq v2.1, whole genome shotgun sequence genomic DNA includes:
- the LOC123055668 gene encoding probable methyltransferase At1g27930, encoding MHLGCVPDHHLLALHLWSTDGLNAKEFALLRSIVAACAPSRLLVVGLSPQLRALAAVNSGQGAATASDSAEDAQGVLVGRGPSSSAAVHVSRYPDPAGEAWAVLRRARSSPVCRRPTGTVRKLGCRLVLTYLPREVLDARWDVVVVDGPSGAGPGEPGRMGAIYTTAARVTGGEAVDMTVHEMNRTKGRSDATANLLHPAAPWMPTDERLIAVAGRRGQGSSGAGMETHLQGGRGRRRRRRGREGQRRRGEPDGRRVRRREPRRSRPPFDLLCSAAQLTRVSMMATMMFDRHGSAVSQISLLIGVPLLSRWLRR
- the LOC123051696 gene encoding homeobox-DDT domain protein RLT3 isoform X1, which translates into the protein MVFTVTRLLCALIPNYGLLQMMAKGFLAKSDNAGTKKSPLQIQMLESFYSEVQYPNPEDVTEYAASVGLTYNQVRIWFKDRRRKERRHMEAAEVHMETQASARSNWPRCSSSRSSNSSQSPMQDTTGHQSYQDQSVLKKRKIMSPTAQRSTLPFENNDPVRKHGKGKGLMTVWHAMYSQTAEIQDCSSFIDESGCLRSLRPFEDCGGKLAQRQTLPRKKVNKKSRPPPSKRKVPCGRVTDLTEHPSVECHLSVDESESSELRTEQATLVDDEELELSELQAGPNLLRCSAHLSSTGRHGCPLCKDLLARFPPPSVRMKQPFPTKPWESSPEMVKKLFQVVRFVYTHFGSMDVHPFTFDEFAQAFHDKDSSLLGKVHVSLLKLLMLNTERGSSSVFVPRSSKDSRFLSFLNFVREQEFDVNFWIKSLNSLTWVEILRQVLVASGFGSDHHMLNRNFFNKEKNQMVKYGLHPRTLKGELFALLSKKGSGGLKVAELAKSPQIIGLNLSGASEVEQLIFSTLSSDITLFEKIAPSAYRLRVDPRIKGKEDPRSDTEDSGTVDDDRDASSSGDESDGPQESYAEHESRIVRWRQKNVHKNMNKCSEIDESYSGERWLLGLMEGEYSDLSIDEKLDCLVALIDVVSGAGSVPRLEEPQSVLSSIQRAQSHASGGKIKKCTRTIYQSSDEYLNRPGSSHSFDSSMQGQSGSLRSRDYIAYSGANESPTGFAHQPQIVLLGSDRRYNNYWLFLGPCRADDPGHRRVYFESSEDGHWEVIDSPQDLLSLLSVLDIRGTREAHLLASMKKRQSCLFEGMKKHLEDGCVVALTASSDSSHSETSSGNRYSPKPSSGDGASPLSDIDSASVPTYLAGNLQNASSAIGIEVGRRSDEKMSKWERLQALDKWIWTSFYSSLTAVKCGKRSFKESLVHCESCHDLYWRDEKHCRICHSTFEVGFDLEERYAIHVATCREPEDLYDVPNHKVLPSQLQALKAAIHAIEALMPTAAFAGLWMKSSHNLWVKRLRRTSSLPELLQVLVDFVGAIDEDWLYQSSSVVSFSSYLDDITVYFQTMPQTTSAVALWVVKLDALIAPHFAQADSGRGLGKGSIQTRSQACLR
- the LOC123051696 gene encoding homeobox-DDT domain protein RLT3 isoform X2, which produces MMAKGFLAKSDNAGTKKSPLQIQMLESFYSEVQYPNPEDVTEYAASVGLTYNQVRIWFKDRRRKERRHMEAAEVHMETQASARSNWPRCSSSRSSNSSQSPMQDTTGHQSYQDQSVLKKRKIMSPTAQRSTLPFENNDPVRKHGKGKGLMTVWHAMYSQTAEIQDCSSFIDESGCLRSLRPFEDCGGKLAQRQTLPRKKVNKKSRPPPSKRKVPCGRVTDLTEHPSVECHLSVDESESSELRTEQATLVDDEELELSELQAGPNLLRCSAHLSSTGRHGCPLCKDLLARFPPPSVRMKQPFPTKPWESSPEMVKKLFQVVRFVYTHFGSMDVHPFTFDEFAQAFHDKDSSLLGKVHVSLLKLLMLNTERGSSSVFVPRSSKDSRFLSFLNFVREQEFDVNFWIKSLNSLTWVEILRQVLVASGFGSDHHMLNRNFFNKEKNQMVKYGLHPRTLKGELFALLSKKGSGGLKVAELAKSPQIIGLNLSGASEVEQLIFSTLSSDITLFEKIAPSAYRLRVDPRIKGKEDPRSDTEDSGTVDDDRDASSSGDESDGPQESYAEHESRIVRWRQKNVHKNMNKCSEIDESYSGERWLLGLMEGEYSDLSIDEKLDCLVALIDVVSGAGSVPRLEEPQSVLSSIQRAQSHASGGKIKKCTRTIYQSSDEYLNRPGSSHSFDSSMQGQSGSLRSRDYIAYSGANESPTGFAHQPQIVLLGSDRRYNNYWLFLGPCRADDPGHRRVYFESSEDGHWEVIDSPQDLLSLLSVLDIRGTREAHLLASMKKRQSCLFEGMKKHLEDGCVVALTASSDSSHSETSSGNRYSPKPSSGDGASPLSDIDSASVPTYLAGNLQNASSAIGIEVGRRSDEKMSKWERLQALDKWIWTSFYSSLTAVKCGKRSFKESLVHCESCHDLYWRDEKHCRICHSTFEVGFDLEERYAIHVATCREPEDLYDVPNHKVLPSQLQALKAAIHAIEALMPTAAFAGLWMKSSHNLWVKRLRRTSSLPELLQVLVDFVGAIDEDWLYQSSSVVSFSSYLDDITVYFQTMPQTTSAVALWVVKLDALIAPHFAQADSGRGLGKGSIQTRSQACLR